Proteins encoded in a region of the Macrobrachium nipponense isolate FS-2020 chromosome 39, ASM1510439v2, whole genome shotgun sequence genome:
- the LOC135210281 gene encoding NTF2-related export protein-like isoform X1, which translates to MNENYVTSSSLVNKLHEMAAVLEADRMKILTACTDAESFTKIYYEFLDKSRHKLNKLYLDEGKLVWNGNAIEKKENIQKFFEELPTSTHTITSLDSQPVNTEAVGSQATILVTTAGFVVFKNRKSPFQQSFILTAKDDKWKLVSDVFRFQDQDITP; encoded by the exons atgaatgaaaattacgTCACTTCGTCTTCGCTCGTAAACAAACTTCACGAAATGGCGGCGGTACTCGAGGCG GATCGCATGAAGATTTTGACGGCATGCACAGATGCAGAAAGTTTTACAAAGATATATTATGAGTTTTTAGATAAG AGTCGACACAAACTGAACAAGCTTTATCTTGACGAAGGTAAATTAGTATGGAATGGAAATGCCAtcgagaagaaagagaatattcaaAAGTTCTTTGAAGAGTTGCCCACAAGCACCCATACTATAACCTCTTTAGACTCGCAACCTGTTAACA CGGAAGCTGTAGGAAGCCAGGCAACCATTCTAGTGACAACTGCTGGATTTGTTGTCTTCAAGAATCGGAAGTCTCCATTCCAACAGTCATTCATCCTTACTGCCAAAGATGACAAATGGAAACTGGTTTCTGATGTATTTAGGTTTCAAGATCAAGACATTACTCCATGA
- the LOC135210281 gene encoding NTF2-related export protein 2-like isoform X2, with translation MDRMKILTACTDAESFTKIYYEFLDKSRHKLNKLYLDEGKLVWNGNAIEKKENIQKFFEELPTSTHTITSLDSQPVNTEAVGSQATILVTTAGFVVFKNRKSPFQQSFILTAKDDKWKLVSDVFRFQDQDITP, from the exons ATG GATCGCATGAAGATTTTGACGGCATGCACAGATGCAGAAAGTTTTACAAAGATATATTATGAGTTTTTAGATAAG AGTCGACACAAACTGAACAAGCTTTATCTTGACGAAGGTAAATTAGTATGGAATGGAAATGCCAtcgagaagaaagagaatattcaaAAGTTCTTTGAAGAGTTGCCCACAAGCACCCATACTATAACCTCTTTAGACTCGCAACCTGTTAACA CGGAAGCTGTAGGAAGCCAGGCAACCATTCTAGTGACAACTGCTGGATTTGTTGTCTTCAAGAATCGGAAGTCTCCATTCCAACAGTCATTCATCCTTACTGCCAAAGATGACAAATGGAAACTGGTTTCTGATGTATTTAGGTTTCAAGATCAAGACATTACTCCATGA
- the LOC135210281 gene encoding NTF2-related export protein 2-like isoform X3 — protein sequence MKILTACTDAESFTKIYYEFLDKSRHKLNKLYLDEGKLVWNGNAIEKKENIQKFFEELPTSTHTITSLDSQPVNTEAVGSQATILVTTAGFVVFKNRKSPFQQSFILTAKDDKWKLVSDVFRFQDQDITP from the exons ATGAAGATTTTGACGGCATGCACAGATGCAGAAAGTTTTACAAAGATATATTATGAGTTTTTAGATAAG AGTCGACACAAACTGAACAAGCTTTATCTTGACGAAGGTAAATTAGTATGGAATGGAAATGCCAtcgagaagaaagagaatattcaaAAGTTCTTTGAAGAGTTGCCCACAAGCACCCATACTATAACCTCTTTAGACTCGCAACCTGTTAACA CGGAAGCTGTAGGAAGCCAGGCAACCATTCTAGTGACAACTGCTGGATTTGTTGTCTTCAAGAATCGGAAGTCTCCATTCCAACAGTCATTCATCCTTACTGCCAAAGATGACAAATGGAAACTGGTTTCTGATGTATTTAGGTTTCAAGATCAAGACATTACTCCATGA